In the genome of Mycobacterium kansasii ATCC 12478, one region contains:
- the pcaC gene encoding 4-carboxymuconolactone decarboxylase: MTNSFGPRRRPAIPRIAATEFGGPQRAGMLILGPSLGTSVRALWEVAAERLAEHVYVVGWDLPGHGRSPTAESPFTIAELAAAVVGLADDITGGAQFHYSGVSIGGAVGLQLLLDAPHRVRTASLLCTAAVIGTVHDWKSRAATARTTGTSAVADSAADRWFAAGFRDREPAVVSALINELRRTDGTSYAQGCDVLANFDVTDRLTEITTPVLAIAGTADRVTPPECLRQIANGARVGWLEVLDRVGHLAPAEVPEQIANLLIGHLRRGDALYSAGMAMRREVLGDAHVERAIATTTAFTADFQDMITRNVWGGIWTRPGLDRRSRSLITLTALIARGHHADELAMHLRAARRNGLTNDEIEELVLQLALYCGVAAANSAFRIASQVLADYDADQT; the protein is encoded by the coding sequence ATGACCAATTCGTTCGGGCCGAGAAGGCGCCCGGCCATCCCGCGCATCGCTGCTACCGAATTCGGCGGACCACAACGGGCGGGCATGCTGATACTGGGCCCGTCCCTGGGCACCTCGGTAAGAGCCCTATGGGAGGTCGCTGCGGAACGGCTGGCGGAGCACGTGTACGTCGTGGGCTGGGATCTGCCCGGCCATGGCCGCAGCCCCACAGCCGAATCGCCGTTCACGATTGCCGAATTGGCGGCCGCCGTGGTGGGGCTGGCCGACGACATCACCGGTGGAGCGCAGTTTCATTACTCCGGTGTTTCCATCGGTGGGGCGGTCGGACTGCAACTACTGCTCGACGCGCCACACCGGGTCCGTACCGCGTCGCTGCTGTGCACTGCGGCCGTGATTGGCACCGTCCATGACTGGAAGTCCCGCGCAGCCACTGCCAGGACAACGGGCACCAGCGCGGTAGCCGATAGCGCTGCCGACCGCTGGTTCGCTGCCGGGTTCCGGGATCGCGAACCGGCCGTAGTCTCTGCACTGATCAACGAGTTGCGCAGAACGGACGGTACGTCCTATGCACAGGGGTGCGATGTACTGGCGAACTTCGATGTCACCGATCGGCTCACCGAGATCACCACGCCCGTGCTCGCGATCGCTGGCACCGCCGATAGGGTCACACCCCCGGAATGCTTGCGGCAGATAGCAAATGGGGCAAGAGTTGGCTGGCTGGAAGTCCTCGATAGAGTTGGGCACTTGGCACCCGCAGAGGTGCCCGAGCAGATCGCCAACCTCCTGATCGGCCACCTTCGCCGTGGCGACGCGCTCTATAGCGCCGGGATGGCGATGCGACGGGAGGTGCTCGGCGACGCCCACGTCGAACGTGCAATCGCGACGACGACGGCGTTCACGGCAGACTTTCAGGACATGATCACCCGTAACGTGTGGGGTGGAATTTGGACCCGTCCCGGCCTAGACAGGCGAAGCCGATCGCTCATCACGCTGACCGCGTTGATTGCTCGTGGCCACCATGCCGATGAGCTGGCGATGCATCTTCGGGCCGCGCGCCGCAACGGTCTGACCAATGACGAGATCGAGGAGCTCGTGCTGCAACTGGCGCTCTATTGCGGAGTGGCGGCGGCGAATTCCGCGTTTCGCATTGCCAGCCAAGTGCTCGCCGATTACGACGCCGACCAAACCTAG
- the pcaG gene encoding protocatechuate 3,4-dioxygenase subunit alpha encodes MTTISLPETPGQSAGPFFGHALPFQRCNELIPPGSSRSIRLHGVVTDGVGEPVPDALIEIWQPDADGMIPAATGSLHRDGWTFTGWGRASTDDAGHYSFTTVQPGLRNDSAPFIAMAVFARGLLNHLFTRVYLPGERLDDDKLLASLPADRRRTLVAVPDEHGLRFDIKLQGDGETVFLRYSRHRR; translated from the coding sequence ATGACAACCATTTCGCTGCCGGAAACACCCGGCCAATCCGCGGGCCCGTTCTTCGGCCATGCCCTGCCTTTCCAACGCTGCAACGAACTCATACCACCCGGGTCGTCCCGGTCCATCCGTCTGCATGGAGTGGTGACAGATGGAGTCGGCGAGCCTGTCCCCGACGCGCTGATAGAAATTTGGCAGCCCGACGCTGATGGCATGATCCCGGCCGCGACAGGTTCGCTGCACCGCGATGGCTGGACCTTCACCGGGTGGGGCCGTGCCAGTACCGATGACGCCGGCCACTACAGCTTCACCACCGTCCAGCCTGGTCTGCGAAACGATTCGGCTCCATTTATTGCCATGGCCGTGTTCGCTCGCGGGCTGTTGAACCATTTGTTCACGCGGGTATATCTACCGGGTGAGCGACTAGACGACGACAAGCTGCTGGCCTCGTTGCCCGCCGACCGGCGACGAACGCTCGTTGCAGTACCGGACGAGCACGGCCTCCGCTTCGACATCAAGCTCCAAGGAGACGGCGAGACAGTGTTTTTGCGCTATTCGAGGCATCGGCGATGA
- the pcaH gene encoding protocatechuate 3,4-dioxygenase subunit beta, whose translation METAITQTEITAQMAAIEADYLRAKVEETQPRLNYPPCRGSQLRSPTMELQGVDPETLELSAPCFGNRDVHPLESDLTIQHCGEPIGERLVITGRLLDGLGRPVRRQLIEIWQANASGRYAHKRDQHRAPLDPNFTGTGRCLTDDDGGYRFITIRPGAYPWRNHQNAWRPAHIHFSVFGTAFTQRMITQMYFPSDPLLALDPIYQSVTDPKARERLVARYDHDVSTPESALGYRWDIVLSGDYRTPMES comes from the coding sequence ATGGAAACAGCAATCACCCAAACCGAGATAACCGCACAGATGGCAGCGATCGAAGCCGATTACCTTCGGGCCAAAGTCGAAGAGACCCAACCACGACTGAACTACCCGCCCTGCCGCGGCAGTCAATTACGCTCCCCCACAATGGAATTACAAGGTGTCGACCCCGAAACGCTCGAGCTGTCCGCCCCGTGCTTCGGCAACCGCGATGTTCACCCGCTGGAATCGGATTTGACCATTCAGCACTGCGGCGAGCCAATCGGCGAGCGCTTGGTGATAACGGGGCGTCTTCTTGACGGGCTTGGGCGACCGGTGCGGCGCCAGCTCATCGAAATCTGGCAGGCAAACGCCAGCGGCCGCTACGCCCACAAGCGTGACCAACATCGAGCCCCATTGGACCCGAACTTCACCGGCACCGGCCGGTGCCTGACCGACGACGACGGCGGCTACCGCTTCATCACCATCAGACCCGGCGCGTACCCATGGCGGAACCATCAGAATGCGTGGAGACCGGCACATATCCACTTCTCGGTGTTCGGAACCGCATTCACCCAACGCATGATCACTCAGATGTACTTCCCCAGCGATCCGCTGCTCGCCCTCGACCCCATCTACCAATCCGTCACTGACCCGAAGGCCCGTGAGCGGCTGGTAGCCCGCTACGACCACGACGTGAGCACCCCCGAATCAGCTCTCGGCTACCGGTGGGACATTGTGCTCTCCGGCGATTACCGCACCCCCATGGAGTCCTGA
- a CDS encoding IclR family transcriptional regulator — translation MAGNTSIPGITVTSRIMAVLSAFDEEHRSLTLTELAARARIPVPTAHRLIGELVVGGALHRRDDGHYVVGPLLWQAGLLAPVEGGLQYLAEPFMHDIYAATLATVHLAVRDGDEVLYIERMAGRTSVPILSRAGSRLPMHATGVGKVLLAYAPPEVQATVLAKLTRITPYTITRADVLRAQLERIRRDGLATTSEEMSIGACSLAVPVERSSDGRVVAAIGVVVSTLKRDRQRLLGALQVAARGIGRLA, via the coding sequence GTGGCGGGAAACACGTCGATACCGGGTATCACGGTCACTTCTCGAATAATGGCCGTGCTCAGCGCCTTCGACGAAGAGCACCGCAGCCTTACACTGACCGAGCTCGCGGCCCGTGCCCGGATACCGGTGCCAACCGCGCATCGTCTCATCGGTGAACTGGTTGTCGGTGGTGCGTTGCATCGCCGCGATGACGGCCACTACGTGGTGGGTCCGCTGTTGTGGCAGGCCGGTTTGTTGGCTCCGGTCGAAGGTGGGTTGCAGTATCTGGCAGAGCCGTTCATGCATGACATTTACGCCGCGACGTTGGCCACTGTGCACTTGGCGGTTCGCGACGGCGACGAGGTGTTGTACATCGAGCGGATGGCGGGCCGGACTTCCGTGCCGATCCTCAGTCGGGCGGGCAGCCGGTTGCCGATGCACGCGACCGGCGTGGGCAAGGTGCTGCTTGCCTATGCGCCGCCGGAGGTCCAGGCAACGGTGCTTGCCAAGCTGACACGGATCACGCCGTACACCATTACGCGGGCGGATGTGTTGCGCGCTCAACTGGAACGAATTCGCCGCGATGGCCTGGCAACCACCAGCGAAGAGATGTCGATTGGTGCGTGTTCGCTTGCGGTTCCTGTGGAACGGTCTTCGGACGGTCGAGTGGTGGCTGCGATCGGTGTCGTAGTGTCCACGCTCAAACGTGACCGGCAGCGGCTTTTAGGCGCCCTTCAGGTCGCGGCCCGCGGAATTGGTCGGTTGGCCTAG
- a CDS encoding P-II family nitrogen regulator, whose amino-acid sequence MLVVELVETLLIKVFVDLVGSVSSAMDCAMSSRRRTRPGNGYSVHDVFLRYTGVQPEIAWRRVRQEQSTVTVDQKPVPTKGLGLLEMKLVTAVVKQLALDDIKTNLLRTEGVSWIAVSAVHVYEPQNGRAQFYRGVQYPTDIAPKVRFEVLVDDACVDEAVASITQAARFAENRDGELWICEVRTANHCPQRNM is encoded by the coding sequence ATGCTCGTCGTAGAGCTCGTTGAAACACTGTTGATCAAGGTTTTCGTGGATCTCGTTGGCTCCGTCTCCAGCGCCATGGACTGCGCAATGTCTTCGAGGAGGCGGACCCGGCCCGGCAACGGGTATTCGGTTCACGATGTGTTCTTGCGGTACACGGGCGTTCAACCAGAAATTGCCTGGCGGCGGGTCCGTCAGGAGCAGAGCACGGTCACTGTGGACCAGAAACCCGTCCCTACCAAAGGATTAGGACTACTAGAAATGAAATTAGTCACAGCGGTCGTGAAACAACTCGCGCTGGACGACATCAAGACGAACCTGCTTCGTACCGAGGGGGTTTCATGGATAGCGGTCAGCGCGGTCCACGTCTACGAGCCGCAGAATGGTCGCGCTCAGTTCTACCGGGGCGTCCAATACCCGACCGACATCGCACCGAAAGTGCGCTTCGAAGTCCTCGTTGACGATGCCTGTGTTGACGAAGCCGTCGCCAGCATCACCCAGGCGGCACGCTTCGCCGAGAATCGTGATGGCGAACTATGGATCTGCGAGGTCCGAACGGCAAACCACTGCCCGCAACGCAACATGTGA
- a CDS encoding Rieske 2Fe-2S domain-containing protein codes for MIPAHIYNDAELFELEKERIFGRAWMLVAHESEVPQDGDYVVRRVLNDSFIIARDSMGEVRVMFNMCLHRGMQVCRAEIGNASNFRCPYHGWSYRNDGRLIGLPFHKEAYGGEDGFRKKGQTLLPAPNLASYNGLIFVSMDPDAEPLEDFLGEFKFYLDFYTKQSSHGLEVRGPQRWRIKANWKIGVENFSGDMYHTPQTHASVVEIGLFREPKAEKRKDGVTYWAHRGGGTTYKLPAGTFEERMRYIGYPDDMIKRMSEVWTPEQQQLVGDDGFIISAASCFPNLSLVHNWPRIQDGDDVVPFISIRTWQPINEHETEVYSWFAVDSAASDTYKKNSYKAYLMCFGSSGMFEQDDVENWVSVTNTAAGSMARRLLLNSRMGLLADGRPVIEPLSPQRFHGPGVAHIGYNEYNQRSLLSLWADHLELPPASTLRTAIGTRNPEGITSPVQTNCPPNTRPSINEEEAEGATLS; via the coding sequence ATGATTCCCGCGCACATCTACAACGACGCGGAACTGTTCGAGCTCGAGAAAGAACGAATCTTCGGCCGTGCGTGGATGCTTGTCGCGCACGAGTCGGAGGTCCCACAGGACGGTGACTATGTCGTCCGCAGGGTTCTCAACGACTCATTCATCATTGCTCGCGATTCCATGGGCGAGGTCCGGGTGATGTTCAACATGTGCCTTCACCGCGGCATGCAGGTATGTCGTGCGGAGATCGGCAATGCTTCGAACTTTCGTTGCCCGTATCACGGTTGGTCCTACCGTAACGACGGACGGCTCATCGGATTGCCCTTTCACAAAGAGGCCTACGGCGGCGAAGACGGATTCCGGAAGAAGGGCCAGACCCTGCTGCCGGCTCCGAACCTGGCCAGTTACAACGGGCTCATCTTCGTCAGCATGGATCCAGACGCTGAACCGCTCGAGGACTTCCTGGGTGAGTTCAAGTTCTATCTGGATTTCTATACCAAACAGAGTAGCCACGGATTGGAAGTCCGTGGACCACAACGCTGGCGGATAAAGGCCAACTGGAAAATCGGCGTGGAGAACTTTTCCGGCGACATGTACCACACACCGCAGACCCACGCTTCGGTCGTGGAGATCGGACTGTTCCGAGAGCCCAAGGCGGAGAAACGCAAGGACGGCGTGACGTACTGGGCGCACCGTGGCGGCGGCACGACATACAAGCTTCCTGCCGGGACGTTCGAGGAACGCATGCGCTACATCGGCTATCCCGACGACATGATCAAGCGGATGAGCGAGGTTTGGACCCCCGAGCAACAACAACTGGTCGGCGACGACGGGTTCATCATCTCTGCCGCGTCATGCTTTCCGAACCTCAGCCTCGTGCACAACTGGCCAAGGATTCAAGACGGCGACGACGTAGTGCCATTCATCTCCATCCGAACGTGGCAGCCTATCAACGAGCATGAGACCGAGGTGTATTCCTGGTTTGCAGTCGATTCCGCCGCGTCCGACACCTACAAGAAGAACTCCTACAAAGCGTATCTCATGTGCTTCGGCTCGAGCGGCATGTTCGAACAGGACGACGTGGAGAACTGGGTCTCGGTCACCAACACGGCCGCGGGGTCGATGGCCCGTCGGCTCCTGCTGAATAGCCGGATGGGCCTGTTAGCCGACGGTCGGCCCGTCATCGAACCGCTGTCACCACAACGGTTCCACGGACCGGGTGTAGCACACATCGGCTACAACGAGTACAACCAGCGGTCATTGCTCAGTTTGTGGGCCGATCATCTCGAATTGCCGCCAGCATCAACCCTGCGAACAGCTATCGGTACGCGCAATCCGGAAGGCATTACCAGCCCCGTACAAACCAACTGCCCTCCGAACACCCGTCCGAGCATCAACGAAGAAGAAGCGGAGGGGGCGACGCTCTCATGA